A stretch of the Bacillus sp. FJAT-18017 genome encodes the following:
- the rpoZ gene encoding DNA-directed RNA polymerase subunit omega — translation MLYPSIDSLLNKIDSKYSLVSVAAKRARFLQQNDDLRLDKYVSHKFVGKALEEIYVGELSYRVVNRADNSAE, via the coding sequence TTGTTATATCCATCTATTGATTCCTTGTTAAATAAAATTGATTCAAAATACTCACTCGTGTCTGTTGCAGCAAAACGCGCACGTTTTCTTCAGCAAAATGATGACTTGCGTCTTGATAAATATGTTTCCCACAAATTTGTCGGCAAAGCACTTGAGGAGATTTACGTAGGGGAACTTTCCTACCGTGTCGTAAATAGGGCCGACAATTCAGCGGAATAA
- the gmk gene encoding guanylate kinase — protein MQEKGLLIVLSGPSGVGKGTVRKEIFSQPDTSFEYSISMTTRRPREGEVHGVDYFFKSREEFEELIAQGKLLEYAEYVGNYYGTPVDYVRETLDSGKDVFLEIEVKGAKQVREKFPEGLFIFLMPPSLTELKNRIVTRGTESEDLINNRMLTAREEIEMMHLYDYVVENDRVELATDRIKAIVTAEHCRRERVEERYIKLLEAE, from the coding sequence ATGCAGGAAAAAGGATTACTGATTGTACTATCGGGGCCGTCAGGAGTAGGAAAAGGCACTGTGAGAAAGGAAATTTTTTCTCAGCCTGACACCTCATTTGAATATTCGATTTCAATGACCACAAGGAGGCCGCGTGAAGGGGAAGTCCATGGTGTGGATTACTTTTTCAAATCGAGGGAAGAGTTTGAAGAGCTGATTGCACAGGGCAAACTTCTTGAATACGCTGAATATGTCGGGAATTATTACGGGACACCTGTTGATTACGTCAGGGAAACCCTGGATTCCGGCAAGGATGTTTTTCTTGAAATTGAAGTAAAAGGTGCGAAGCAAGTCCGGGAGAAGTTTCCGGAAGGCTTGTTCATTTTCTTGATGCCGCCAAGTCTTACTGAATTGAAGAATCGGATTGTTACTCGCGGAACCGAATCCGAGGATCTGATTAATAACAGGATGCTGACGGCTAGGGAAGAAATTGAGATGATGCACCTGTACGATTATGTAGTAGAAAATGATAGAGTCGAGCTGGCTACCGACAGAATTAAGGCAATAGTTACAGCAGAACACTGCCGGCGTGAACGTGTTGAAGAGCGGTACATCAAATTATTGGAGGCGGAATAA
- the remA gene encoding extracellular matrix/biofilm regulator RemA, whose product MQIKLINIGFGNIVSANRIISIVSPESAPIKRIIQDARDRGSLIDATYGRRTRAVIVMDSDHVILSAVQPETVAGRLSGRDDILDEG is encoded by the coding sequence ATGCAAATCAAATTGATTAATATCGGGTTCGGGAATATTGTTTCTGCCAATAGAATTATTTCGATTGTCAGCCCCGAATCTGCACCGATTAAAAGGATCATCCAGGATGCCCGCGACCGTGGTTCCCTGATTGATGCCACATACGGGAGACGGACAAGGGCTGTCATTGTCATGGACTCAGACCACGTCATACTTTCTGCGGTCCAGCCGGAAACAGTTGCTGGCAGGCTTTCGGGCCGAGATGATATATTGGATGAAGGGTAG
- a CDS encoding YicC/YloC family endoribonuclease, producing the protein MVVSMTGYGSSQRESGNFAVNVEIKTVNHRFCEYSIRMPRHLMKLEDSLKKTVGRHIQRGRVEILVTVEGTGSEEKALQVDWALLDQYFQFASEAGKRYGFDPADAFKAILGREEIIHIEERESRDDELGTLILSAADEAGILLKQMRLAEGAALKADLSGNLNRCDKLVKELEQYAPQVAGQYRDRLAARMEELLGSEIDESRLLSEVALFADKSDIHEELARLNSHISQFFHILDSGEAIGRKLDFLVQEMNREANTIGSKANDSAIAKRIVELKSLIEKLKEQVQNIE; encoded by the coding sequence ATGGTTGTAAGTATGACCGGGTATGGGAGCAGCCAGAGAGAATCCGGGAATTTCGCTGTAAATGTGGAAATTAAAACTGTAAACCACCGTTTTTGTGAATACAGCATCCGTATGCCGCGCCATTTAATGAAATTGGAGGACAGCCTGAAAAAAACTGTTGGCCGCCACATTCAGCGGGGCCGGGTAGAAATTTTGGTCACAGTTGAAGGTACAGGCAGTGAAGAAAAGGCGCTTCAAGTTGATTGGGCACTGCTTGACCAATATTTTCAGTTTGCTTCGGAAGCAGGAAAAAGGTATGGATTTGATCCTGCTGATGCCTTTAAGGCCATTCTTGGCCGCGAAGAAATCATACATATTGAAGAACGTGAATCACGAGATGATGAACTTGGTACCTTGATCCTCTCAGCAGCGGATGAGGCGGGTATATTGTTAAAACAAATGCGTTTGGCTGAAGGGGCTGCACTAAAAGCTGATCTATCAGGGAATCTAAACCGTTGTGACAAGCTGGTAAAGGAACTGGAACAATATGCCCCTCAAGTTGCAGGTCAGTACAGGGACAGGCTTGCCGCACGTATGGAAGAGCTTTTGGGCAGTGAAATAGATGAATCGAGACTGCTTTCGGAGGTTGCGCTTTTCGCGGACAAATCGGATATTCATGAAGAGCTGGCCAGGCTTAATAGCCACATCAGCCAGTTTTTTCATATTCTTGATAGCGGAGAGGCTATTGGCAGGAAGCTGGATTTCCTTGTCCAGGAGATGAACCGTGAAGCAAACACAATTGGCTCCAAAGCGAATGATTCTGCTATTGCTAAACGGATCGTCGAGTTGAAAAGCCTGATTGAAAAATTAAAAGAACAAGTCCAGAATATAGAGTAG
- a CDS encoding calcium-translocating P-type ATPase, SERCA-type: MKFHEMNVSEVEKALNTDYSSGLSMQEAEKRVEVHGFNELEEGEKQSAIILFLSQFKDFMVLVLLAATLVSGLLGEYIDAIAIIAIVIINGFLGFFQERKAEKSLQALKELSAPQIQVFRDGKWIKIPSREAVPGDIVRFASGDRIGADLRLIDCKSLEIEESALTGESVPVTKDNGVLTTPNPGLGDMENIAFMGTMVTRGTGVGTVIATGMKTAMGQIADLLQNAEAAETPLQRRLEQLGRILITVALLLTVLVVGIGVLQGHELYEMFLAGVSLAVAAIPEGLPAIVTVALSLGVQKMIRSNAIVRKLPAVETLGCASVICSDKTGTMTQNKMTVTHLWSGGRTWTVDGTGYQPEGRFFAETRQPIDIKHEKPLQQMLMFGMLCNHSDLVYREKEIVLDGDPTEGALLVSAMKAGYDRKKLLEEFQILNEFPFDSNRKMMSIAVKDKQGRSFIVTKGAPDVLVGVSSGILVDGRVQSMAGKGKTDVLGAVETLASQALRTIAVAYKPITPGRVILSEQEAEKDLIFIGIQGMIDPPRPEVKDAVRECREAGIKTVMITGDHVITAKAIAAQLGILERNSKVMDGNTLSGLTVDELEEVVEDVSVFARVSPEHKLKIVKALQNRGHIVAMTGDGVNDAPAIKAADIGVAMGISGTDVAKEASALVLLDDNFATIKAAIKEGRNIYENIRKFIRYLLASNVGEILVMLFAMIMALPLPLVPIQILWVNLVTDGLPAMALGLDQPEENVMKRKPRSPKEGVFARGLGWKVVSRGFLIGLITLIAFIVVYKNNPDRLAYAQTVAFATLVMAQLIHVFDCRSEISVLSRNPFGNMYLVWAVISSAILMLVVIYYPPFQPIFHTLPIEARDWLLILGLSAIPTFLLAGTFLARKTK; this comes from the coding sequence ATGAAGTTCCATGAAATGAATGTAAGTGAAGTGGAAAAGGCACTGAATACTGACTATTCGTCTGGATTATCGATGCAAGAGGCGGAAAAGAGGGTCGAGGTACATGGCTTTAATGAACTTGAGGAAGGAGAAAAGCAATCTGCGATAATATTGTTCCTGAGTCAGTTCAAGGATTTCATGGTTCTTGTCCTTTTGGCGGCAACACTGGTATCCGGCCTGCTCGGTGAATACATCGATGCAATTGCGATTATTGCGATTGTCATTATAAACGGCTTCCTCGGCTTTTTTCAAGAGAGGAAGGCCGAAAAATCGCTGCAGGCATTAAAAGAATTGTCTGCTCCTCAAATTCAGGTTTTCCGGGATGGAAAATGGATAAAAATCCCTTCTCGGGAAGCTGTGCCAGGCGACATCGTCCGATTTGCCAGCGGGGACCGGATTGGAGCGGATTTAAGGCTCATTGACTGTAAAAGCCTTGAAATAGAAGAGTCTGCGCTTACCGGTGAATCTGTTCCGGTGACGAAGGATAATGGAGTCTTAACAACTCCAAACCCGGGCCTAGGAGATATGGAGAACATTGCCTTTATGGGAACTATGGTTACAAGAGGAACCGGGGTTGGAACTGTTATTGCGACTGGCATGAAAACAGCGATGGGGCAAATTGCAGACCTTTTGCAAAATGCAGAGGCTGCGGAAACCCCATTGCAAAGAAGGTTGGAACAGCTTGGAAGAATTCTAATAACAGTCGCTTTATTACTAACTGTCCTTGTCGTTGGCATCGGTGTCTTGCAGGGGCATGAATTATATGAAATGTTCCTGGCGGGTGTTTCCTTGGCAGTTGCGGCGATTCCTGAAGGTCTCCCTGCTATTGTTACGGTCGCCCTGTCGCTTGGTGTACAAAAGATGATCCGCTCAAATGCGATAGTTAGAAAGCTGCCTGCAGTCGAAACACTTGGCTGTGCTTCTGTTATTTGCTCCGATAAGACAGGGACAATGACACAAAACAAAATGACGGTGACCCATCTTTGGAGCGGGGGCAGAACTTGGACGGTGGATGGCACAGGCTATCAACCTGAGGGACGATTTTTTGCTGAAACCCGTCAGCCTATTGATATTAAGCATGAAAAGCCGCTACAGCAAATGCTTATGTTCGGAATGCTCTGCAATCATTCGGATCTTGTTTACAGGGAAAAAGAAATCGTTCTTGATGGCGACCCGACAGAAGGGGCGCTCCTTGTCAGTGCAATGAAGGCCGGATATGATAGAAAGAAATTGCTTGAAGAATTTCAAATTCTGAATGAATTCCCCTTTGATTCAAACAGGAAGATGATGAGTATTGCAGTAAAGGATAAACAGGGCAGGTCTTTTATTGTAACAAAAGGTGCGCCAGACGTACTTGTCGGAGTATCCAGCGGTATTCTAGTCGACGGCCGTGTCCAGTCGATGGCAGGAAAGGGAAAGACGGACGTGCTAGGGGCAGTTGAAACCTTAGCATCGCAGGCATTGAGGACAATCGCGGTTGCCTATAAACCTATTACACCTGGCAGAGTAATCCTCAGTGAACAAGAAGCCGAAAAGGATTTAATTTTCATAGGAATTCAGGGAATGATCGATCCTCCAAGGCCGGAGGTAAAAGATGCTGTTCGTGAATGCCGTGAAGCCGGAATAAAGACAGTAATGATTACCGGTGACCACGTCATTACAGCAAAGGCAATCGCGGCACAGCTCGGAATCCTCGAAAGAAATAGCAAGGTGATGGATGGGAATACCCTTTCTGGCCTTACTGTAGATGAGTTGGAAGAAGTAGTGGAGGATGTTTCTGTTTTTGCCAGGGTGTCACCGGAGCATAAATTGAAAATAGTTAAAGCCCTCCAGAACAGGGGACATATTGTTGCGATGACCGGGGATGGAGTCAATGATGCACCTGCAATCAAAGCAGCCGATATTGGAGTAGCGATGGGGATATCCGGAACCGATGTAGCAAAGGAAGCGTCCGCGCTCGTCCTGCTTGATGATAATTTTGCGACCATTAAAGCAGCAATCAAGGAAGGCCGTAACATTTATGAAAACATCCGTAAGTTCATTCGTTATCTCCTTGCATCGAATGTTGGCGAAATACTTGTTATGCTGTTTGCGATGATTATGGCACTGCCTTTGCCGCTTGTCCCAATCCAAATTCTATGGGTGAATCTCGTAACAGACGGTCTGCCTGCAATGGCGCTTGGCCTTGACCAGCCCGAGGAAAATGTCATGAAGCGCAAACCGAGAAGCCCTAAGGAAGGCGTTTTTGCCAGGGGGCTCGGCTGGAAGGTTGTTTCAAGAGGGTTCCTAATTGGACTCATTACTCTAATTGCCTTTATAGTTGTTTATAAAAACAATCCTGACCGGCTCGCATATGCACAGACCGTTGCGTTCGCCACTCTCGTGATGGCACAATTGATCCATGTGTTCGACTGCCGCAGTGAAATATCGGTTTTGTCACGAAATCCTTTCGGAAATATGTACCTTGTCTGGGCTGTCATCTCATCAGCGATTCTTATGTTAGTAGTTATCTATTATCCACCCTTCCAGCCTATATTCCACACGCTGCCGATTGAAGCGCGCGATTGGCTTTTAATACTTGGCTTATCAGCAATCCCAACTTTTTTACTGGCGGGGACATTTTTGGCAAGAAAAACAAAATAG
- a CDS encoding Rqc2 family fibronectin-binding protein, with translation MSFDGLFTKAMGGELGTAITGGRINKIHQPFKNEIIMVIRANGANHRLLLSAHPSYARVQLTSDTFDNPSEPPMFCMLLRKHIEGHILESVHQAGNDRILVFEIKGRNEIGDVSTKQLIVEIMGKHSNIILVDKDRGVILDSIKHVSYAVNTHRVVLPGQAYVSPPAQHKQDPFIATEDDVLKAIDFNSGKLDRQLVDAFSGVSPVFAKEAVFASGLANRSTLPKAFISMIGRLKDGAIEPSITYTANKEAFYLFPLRHLKGEHRVFGSLSEMLDRFYFGKAERDRVKQQSGGLERFLANEKEKNEKKIGKLKATLKDAERAEEFQKFGELLTANMHLAKKGMKEIDVLDYYDENGSMITIPLDPLKTPSENAQRYFSKYQKAKNSVLVVLEQIKKAEDEVIYFDTLIQQLDSASPKDIEEMREELAEGGYIRHRARKNGKKLQNLKPVLDKYVAADGTEILVGKNNKQNDYLTTKHAARDEIWLHTKDIPGSHVVIRSKEPSDETIQEAAMLGAYFSKARNSSSVPVDYTRVRHVKKPSGSKPGFVIYDNQRTVYVTPDEETVLSLKKK, from the coding sequence ATGTCATTTGACGGTTTATTTACAAAAGCAATGGGCGGTGAACTCGGCACGGCAATTACCGGAGGCCGAATCAATAAAATCCACCAGCCCTTCAAAAATGAAATCATTATGGTCATCCGTGCTAACGGTGCCAACCATCGGCTCCTCCTGTCAGCCCATCCAAGCTATGCAAGGGTACAGCTGACTTCAGATACGTTTGATAACCCTTCCGAGCCTCCTATGTTTTGTATGCTGCTAAGGAAGCATATCGAAGGCCATATTCTTGAAAGTGTACATCAGGCTGGTAATGACAGGATTCTCGTTTTTGAAATTAAAGGACGAAACGAGATTGGTGATGTCAGCACCAAGCAGCTCATTGTCGAGATTATGGGTAAGCACAGCAATATCATTCTTGTCGATAAAGACCGAGGTGTCATTCTCGATTCAATTAAGCACGTTTCTTATGCAGTTAATACACACCGAGTCGTCCTTCCCGGCCAGGCTTACGTTTCTCCCCCAGCGCAGCATAAGCAAGACCCTTTTATTGCAACGGAGGATGATGTACTAAAGGCAATTGATTTTAACAGCGGGAAACTTGATCGCCAGCTTGTTGATGCTTTTTCCGGCGTCTCCCCGGTTTTTGCTAAAGAAGCGGTTTTTGCAAGCGGCTTAGCAAATAGGAGTACACTGCCAAAGGCGTTCATTTCCATGATTGGCAGGCTGAAGGATGGGGCCATTGAACCTTCTATTACCTACACAGCCAATAAAGAAGCCTTCTACCTGTTCCCGCTCCGCCATTTAAAGGGTGAGCACAGAGTGTTTGGATCGCTGAGCGAGATGCTTGATCGCTTTTATTTCGGAAAAGCTGAGCGTGATCGTGTCAAGCAACAGTCCGGCGGGCTCGAACGCTTCCTTGCCAACGAGAAAGAAAAGAATGAAAAGAAAATTGGCAAGCTGAAAGCTACGTTGAAGGATGCGGAACGTGCAGAGGAATTCCAGAAATTTGGGGAGCTTTTAACAGCAAATATGCACCTTGCCAAAAAAGGCATGAAGGAAATTGACGTATTGGATTATTATGATGAGAACGGTTCAATGATTACGATTCCTTTGGATCCGCTGAAAACCCCATCCGAAAACGCCCAGCGGTACTTTTCCAAATACCAAAAGGCAAAGAATTCAGTGCTTGTCGTTCTTGAGCAAATTAAGAAAGCTGAGGATGAAGTAATTTATTTTGATACTCTTATCCAGCAGCTTGACTCAGCATCGCCGAAGGATATCGAGGAAATGCGGGAGGAGCTTGCCGAGGGCGGCTATATTCGCCACCGGGCAAGAAAGAATGGGAAAAAACTACAAAACCTTAAGCCTGTCCTTGACAAATATGTAGCGGCTGATGGAACCGAAATACTTGTTGGCAAAAACAACAAACAAAATGACTACTTAACAACGAAGCATGCTGCCCGGGACGAAATCTGGCTGCATACAAAGGATATCCCTGGCTCACATGTGGTCATCCGCAGCAAAGAACCTTCGGACGAAACAATCCAAGAGGCCGCAATGCTGGGTGCTTATTTTTCAAAGGCACGGAATTCAAGCTCCGTACCTGTCGATTACACACGAGTCCGCCATGTAAAAAAACCAAGCGGCTCGAAGCCCGGGTTCGTTATATATGACAATCAAAGGACAGTATATGTCACACCAGATGAAGAGACTGTGCTATCCCTCAAGAAGAAATAA
- the pyrE gene encoding orotate phosphoribosyltransferase, giving the protein MSKRIAELLLEISAVSLSPQNPYTWSSGMRSPIYCDNRLTMSYPEVRREIASGLGELIREHFPEVEVIAGTATAGIPHAAWVSAKLDLPMCYVRSSAKGHGKGNQIEGKVLSGQKVVIVEDLISTGGSVITAADALREAGAEVLGAVAIFTYGLDKGKQLLSNANLKALALTGFSDLIETAKEKGYISGSDMEALLEWKQDPASWSLARLS; this is encoded by the coding sequence ATGAGTAAGAGAATTGCAGAACTATTATTGGAAATCAGTGCGGTTTCGTTAAGTCCTCAGAACCCGTATACATGGTCTTCTGGAATGCGTTCGCCCATTTATTGTGACAACCGGCTGACCATGTCTTATCCTGAGGTTCGGAGGGAAATTGCCAGTGGCCTTGGTGAGTTAATACGCGAACATTTTCCTGAAGTTGAGGTCATTGCCGGTACTGCGACTGCAGGTATTCCGCATGCTGCATGGGTTAGTGCAAAACTGGATTTGCCAATGTGCTATGTGCGCAGCAGTGCCAAAGGTCATGGAAAAGGCAATCAAATTGAAGGTAAAGTGCTGAGTGGGCAAAAAGTTGTCATTGTTGAAGATCTTATTTCAACTGGGGGCAGTGTCATTACTGCCGCTGACGCATTGCGTGAGGCAGGTGCTGAAGTGCTGGGTGCCGTTGCTATTTTTACATATGGTTTGGATAAAGGAAAGCAGCTTTTGTCTAATGCGAATTTGAAAGCTCTCGCATTGACCGGCTTCTCGGACCTTATTGAAACAGCAAAAGAGAAAGGATATATTTCCGGATCCGATATGGAGGCTCTTCTGGAATGGAAGCAAGACCCCGCAAGCTGGAGCCTTGCTAGGTTGAGTTAA
- the pyrF gene encoding orotidine-5'-phosphate decarboxylase, whose amino-acid sequence MQDNPLILALDFAGIKEVEEFLENFPEDELFLKVGMELFYKEGPAVVYRMKELGHRIFLDLKLHDIPNTVKSSMKVLGGLGCNLVNVHAAGGMEMMEAALEGLEAGTPAGEARPACIAVTQLTSTTEENMRNQQLIPVSLEESVQHYANLAKQSGLDGVVCSAWEAAGIRKMLGKDFLTVTPGIRLSSDEVQDQKRVATPEFARSNQISAIVVGRPITRAENPYKAYQTWLEAWKGAIV is encoded by the coding sequence ATGCAAGACAACCCGTTAATTCTCGCGCTTGATTTTGCAGGGATAAAGGAAGTGGAGGAATTCCTGGAAAACTTCCCGGAAGATGAGCTTTTCTTAAAGGTTGGAATGGAGCTTTTTTATAAGGAAGGCCCCGCAGTTGTTTATAGGATGAAAGAATTGGGACATAGAATTTTCCTCGATTTGAAGCTTCATGACATCCCTAATACGGTTAAAAGTTCAATGAAGGTACTTGGCGGGCTTGGCTGTAACCTGGTCAATGTCCATGCTGCAGGGGGCATGGAAATGATGGAAGCGGCTTTGGAAGGATTGGAGGCTGGGACACCAGCAGGCGAAGCTCGGCCTGCCTGCATCGCTGTCACGCAGCTGACAAGCACTACCGAAGAAAACATGCGAAATCAGCAGCTGATTCCGGTTAGCTTGGAAGAGTCAGTTCAGCATTATGCAAATTTGGCAAAGCAATCTGGCCTAGACGGTGTTGTCTGTTCTGCCTGGGAAGCAGCTGGAATAAGGAAAATGCTTGGTAAAGACTTTTTAACGGTAACACCAGGTATCCGCCTTTCTTCTGATGAAGTACAGGATCAAAAGCGGGTTGCGACACCGGAATTTGCCCGGTCCAACCAAATTTCGGCCATTGTTGTAGGAAGGCCGATCACAAGGGCTGAAAATCCTTACAAGGCCTATCAAACCTGGCTTGAAGCCTGGAAAGGAGCGATTGTATGA
- a CDS encoding dihydroorotate dehydrogenase, translating to MSMLDIKLPGLQLKNPIMPASGCFGFGREYSQLYDLNILGGIMIKAATSEPRFGNPTPRVAETPMGMLNAIGLQNPGVEKIIAEELPFLEQFDVPVIANVAGSTEDDYVNVASKISMAGNVRALELNVSCPNVKEGGIAFGLDADVLKNLTRKVKDVSEVPVYVKLSPNVTNIVEIALAAEAGGADGLTMINTLLGTRIDLRSGKPILANVTGGLSGPAIKPVALRMIYEVSQKTSLPIIGMGGISSAEDVIEFFYAGASAVAVGTANFVDPYVCPTIIEKLPELLHELGFEHISECRGRSWNHARQPVNSRA from the coding sequence ATGAGTATGCTTGATATCAAGCTGCCGGGACTCCAGTTGAAAAATCCAATTATGCCTGCTTCAGGCTGCTTTGGCTTCGGACGTGAGTACAGTCAGCTTTATGACTTGAATATCCTTGGAGGGATTATGATAAAGGCAGCGACTTCTGAACCGCGGTTCGGAAATCCCACCCCGCGGGTAGCTGAGACTCCGATGGGAATGCTTAATGCGATTGGTCTGCAAAATCCAGGTGTGGAGAAAATCATTGCGGAAGAGCTTCCTTTCCTTGAACAGTTTGATGTTCCAGTCATTGCCAACGTAGCAGGCTCTACGGAAGATGATTATGTTAATGTTGCAAGCAAGATTTCAATGGCTGGCAACGTACGGGCACTTGAATTGAATGTATCCTGCCCGAATGTAAAGGAAGGCGGGATTGCCTTTGGTTTAGATGCTGATGTCTTAAAAAACCTGACTCGGAAGGTAAAAGATGTTTCTGAGGTGCCAGTTTATGTGAAACTTTCACCCAATGTAACAAACATTGTGGAAATTGCCCTTGCTGCAGAGGCAGGCGGCGCGGATGGTCTGACAATGATTAATACATTGCTTGGGACACGGATTGACTTGAGGTCAGGCAAGCCGATTCTCGCCAATGTTACAGGCGGTCTGTCGGGACCGGCAATCAAGCCGGTAGCACTCAGAATGATTTATGAAGTAAGCCAGAAAACGAGTCTTCCAATTATCGGAATGGGAGGAATCTCTTCCGCGGAGGATGTAATTGAGTTCTTTTATGCAGGAGCGAGTGCAGTGGCGGTTGGAACTGCCAATTTTGTAGATCCTTATGTCTGTCCTACTATAATTGAAAAATTGCCAGAACTACTGCATGAATTGGGATTTGAACACATTTCCGAATGCAGGGGAAGGAGCTGGAATCATGCAAGACAACCCGTTAATTCTCGCGCTTGA
- a CDS encoding dihydroorotate dehydrogenase electron transfer subunit → MITKEICKVVDKEEIADSIFRMKIKARLAGSALPGQFIHIKTGGAYGPLLRRPISIASVNDEKEELTLIFRKSGQGTIQLSEASPGLEIDVLGPLGNGFPVAEAPSGSTALLVGGGIGVPPLYELSRQLVARGVKVIHVLGFQTGNAVFYEKEFASLGETYITTADGTYGEKGFVTDLISKKQLEFDTLYACGPVPMLRALEERYPEKKVFLSLEERMGCGIGACFACVCRVPDDVSGTSYKKVCSDGPVFRAGEVVL, encoded by the coding sequence TTGATAACAAAAGAGATTTGCAAGGTTGTAGACAAAGAAGAAATCGCCGATTCTATTTTCCGGATGAAAATAAAAGCAAGGCTGGCTGGTTCTGCGCTGCCTGGCCAGTTTATCCATATCAAGACTGGCGGCGCTTATGGCCCCCTCTTGCGGAGGCCAATCAGTATCGCTTCAGTAAATGATGAAAAAGAAGAACTCACCTTGATTTTCAGGAAATCAGGCCAGGGTACCATTCAGCTTTCCGAAGCTTCCCCCGGCCTGGAAATCGATGTGCTTGGCCCTCTAGGTAACGGATTCCCAGTTGCCGAGGCGCCTTCAGGCAGCACGGCGCTGTTGGTTGGAGGAGGAATTGGTGTCCCGCCTCTTTATGAGCTTTCACGGCAGCTCGTTGCCAGGGGTGTTAAAGTAATACATGTACTGGGCTTTCAAACTGGCAATGCTGTTTTTTATGAGAAAGAGTTTGCTAGTCTCGGAGAAACCTATATTACTACAGCCGATGGCACTTACGGGGAAAAGGGCTTTGTTACCGACCTGATTTCAAAGAAACAGCTCGAGTTTGATACGTTGTATGCCTGTGGCCCAGTTCCGATGCTGAGGGCATTGGAGGAACGGTATCCCGAGAAAAAGGTATTTCTTTCTCTTGAAGAAAGAATGGGCTGCGGAATTGGCGCATGCTTTGCCTGCGTCTGCCGGGTACCAGATGATGTTTCGGGCACTTCCTATAAAAAAGTATGCAGTGATGGGCCGGTATTCCGGGCAGGGGAGGTTGTACTATGA